One Alligator mississippiensis isolate rAllMis1 chromosome 1, rAllMis1, whole genome shotgun sequence genomic window carries:
- the CILK1 gene encoding serine/threonine-protein kinase ICK isoform X2 translates to MNRYTTIKQLGDGTYGSVLLGRSIESGELIAIKKMKRKFYSWEECMNLREVKSLKKLNHTNVVKLKEVIRENDHLYFIFEYMKENLYQLMKERNKLFPESMVRNIMYQILQGLAFIHKHGFFHRDLKPENLLCMGPELVKIADFGLAREIRSRPPYTDYVSTRWYRAPEVLLRSTSYSSPIDIWAVGCIMAEVYTLRPLFPGASEIDTIFKICQVLGTPKKNDWLEGYQLASAMNFRWPQCVPNNLKTLIPNASSEAVQLMRDMLQWDPKKRPTASQKIPDGVENTNGELKPKPRQRWGHITKTVKGAEDWDDLEDLDFNSSLSKTDLKNKKRQTNEGLCRFESILDLKPSDSVGSGSSAPSHATFPRQDTPTLHVSAAKQHYLKHSRYLPGISTRNSIISNSSKDSISSNPWPSSGLPGKVSGVVGGVNRMSSGPTVSNGLTGSYIPSFLKKEVGSAGQKVQLAPLMDPSSNYASLKTVRSHIGRPSYSTSSKSTPGLMPLPPSAQPIHGRIDWSSKYGAHR, encoded by the exons ATGAATAGATATACAACTATCAAACAGCTTGGCGATGGAACATACGGCTCCGTCCTCCTAGGGAGAAGCATTGAATCCGGAGAGCTAATTGCCATCAAGAA GATGAAGAGAAAATTTTATTCTTGGGAAGAATGCATGAATCTTCGAGAAGTTAAG TCTTTGAAGAAATTAAACCATACCAATGTGGTGAAATTGAAAGAAGTTATCAGGGAAAATGATCAtctgtattttatatttgaatACATGAAGGAAAACCTTTATCAATTAATGAAAGAAAG AAACAAACTCTTCCCTGAATCAATGGTTAGGAATATTATGTATCAGATCCTGCAAGGGCTTGCATTTATCCATAAACATG GGTTCTTTCACAGAGACTTGAAACCTGAAAACCTCCTTTGCATGGGACCAGAACTTGTGAAAATAGCAGACTTTGGCTTAGCCCGAGAAATCAGATCCAGACCGCCTTACACAGACTACGTATCTACAAGATG GTATAGGGCTCCTGAAGTTCTCCTGAGGTCCACCAGCTACAGTTCCCCCATTGATATCTGGGCTGTTGGTTGTATAATGGCAGAAGTTTACACATTGAGGCCTCTTTTCCCAGGTGCCAGTGAAATCGACACTATATTCAAGATTTGCCAAGTGCTTGGAACTCCAAAAAAG AATGACTGGCTTGAAGGCTATCAACTTGCATCTGCCATGAATTTCCGTTGGCCCCAGTGTGTACCTAACAACCTGAAAACACTAATTCCTAATGCAAGCAGTGAGGCGGTTCAGCTTATGCGAGATATGCTACAGTGGGACCCCAAAAAACGACCAACGGCTAGTCAG AAAATTCCAGATGGGGTAGAGAATACAAATGGTGAACTGAAACCGAAGCCTCGGCAAAGATGGGGTCACATTACTAAAACAGTGAAAGGGGCTGAAGATTGGGATGATTTGGAAGACCTGGATTTTAACTCTTCCCTCAGCAAAACTGAtttgaaaaacaagaaaagacAGACCAATGAAGGTCTTTGTAG atttgaaagtATTTTGGATCTGAAGCCTTCAGACAGTGTAGGTTCTGGCAGCAGTGCACCTTCCCATGCTACCTTTCCACGGCAAGACACCCCTACATTACATGTTTCTGCAGCCAAACAGCATTATTTGAAACACTCTAGGTATTTACCTG GAATAAGCACAAGGAATAGCATCATCTCCAATTCAAGCAAAGATTCTATTTCATCTAATCCTTGGCCCAGTTCTGGTTTGCCTGGGAAAGTATCAGGTGTGGTAGGAGGTGTCAACAGGATGAGTTCAG GGCCCACAGTTTCAAATGGCCTGACTGGCAGTTATATCCCTTCGTTTCTGAAAAAGGAAGTAGGCTCTGCTGGGCAGAAGGTTCAGTTAGCTCCGCTTATGGATCCATCCTCAA
- the CILK1 gene encoding serine/threonine-protein kinase ICK isoform X1: MNRYTTIKQLGDGTYGSVLLGRSIESGELIAIKKMKRKFYSWEECMNLREVKSLKKLNHTNVVKLKEVIRENDHLYFIFEYMKENLYQLMKERNKLFPESMVRNIMYQILQGLAFIHKHGFFHRDLKPENLLCMGPELVKIADFGLAREIRSRPPYTDYVSTRWYRAPEVLLRSTSYSSPIDIWAVGCIMAEVYTLRPLFPGASEIDTIFKICQVLGTPKKNDWLEGYQLASAMNFRWPQCVPNNLKTLIPNASSEAVQLMRDMLQWDPKKRPTASQALRYPYFQVGRALGTSHCIQDLGKHQKELHDKPAQHHIKPAPPAQPPPKPQACLSSRAFLQSQSSQHLVYPYKIDASVSDHVREDKSNQVLLPAIHNKVPQQKIPDGVENTNGELKPKPRQRWGHITKTVKGAEDWDDLEDLDFNSSLSKTDLKNKKRQTNEGLCRFESILDLKPSDSVGSGSSAPSHATFPRQDTPTLHVSAAKQHYLKHSRYLPGISTRNSIISNSSKDSISSNPWPSSGLPGKVSGVVGGVNRMSSGPTVSNGLTGSYIPSFLKKEVGSAGQKVQLAPLMDPSSNYASLKTVRSHIGRPSYSTSSKSTPGLMPLPPSAQPIHGRIDWSSKYGAHR, translated from the exons ATGAATAGATATACAACTATCAAACAGCTTGGCGATGGAACATACGGCTCCGTCCTCCTAGGGAGAAGCATTGAATCCGGAGAGCTAATTGCCATCAAGAA GATGAAGAGAAAATTTTATTCTTGGGAAGAATGCATGAATCTTCGAGAAGTTAAG TCTTTGAAGAAATTAAACCATACCAATGTGGTGAAATTGAAAGAAGTTATCAGGGAAAATGATCAtctgtattttatatttgaatACATGAAGGAAAACCTTTATCAATTAATGAAAGAAAG AAACAAACTCTTCCCTGAATCAATGGTTAGGAATATTATGTATCAGATCCTGCAAGGGCTTGCATTTATCCATAAACATG GGTTCTTTCACAGAGACTTGAAACCTGAAAACCTCCTTTGCATGGGACCAGAACTTGTGAAAATAGCAGACTTTGGCTTAGCCCGAGAAATCAGATCCAGACCGCCTTACACAGACTACGTATCTACAAGATG GTATAGGGCTCCTGAAGTTCTCCTGAGGTCCACCAGCTACAGTTCCCCCATTGATATCTGGGCTGTTGGTTGTATAATGGCAGAAGTTTACACATTGAGGCCTCTTTTCCCAGGTGCCAGTGAAATCGACACTATATTCAAGATTTGCCAAGTGCTTGGAACTCCAAAAAAG AATGACTGGCTTGAAGGCTATCAACTTGCATCTGCCATGAATTTCCGTTGGCCCCAGTGTGTACCTAACAACCTGAAAACACTAATTCCTAATGCAAGCAGTGAGGCGGTTCAGCTTATGCGAGATATGCTACAGTGGGACCCCAAAAAACGACCAACGGCTAGTCAG GCACTTCGATACCCATACTTCCAAGTTGGGCGTGCCTTGGGCACCTCTCACTGcattcaggatctgggaaaacatcAGAAAGAGCTCCATGATAAACCAGCACAGCACCACATTAAACCTGCTCCTCCTGCACAGCCTCCCCCAAAACCCCAAGCCTGTCTTTCATCCAGAGCATTTCTGCAAAGCCAGTCTTCCCAGCACCTGGTGTACCCATATAAAATTGATGCCTCAGTGAGTGATCATGTAAGAGAGGACAAGTCTAACCAGGTGCTTCTGCCAGCAATTCACAATAAGGTTCCTCAACAG AAAATTCCAGATGGGGTAGAGAATACAAATGGTGAACTGAAACCGAAGCCTCGGCAAAGATGGGGTCACATTACTAAAACAGTGAAAGGGGCTGAAGATTGGGATGATTTGGAAGACCTGGATTTTAACTCTTCCCTCAGCAAAACTGAtttgaaaaacaagaaaagacAGACCAATGAAGGTCTTTGTAG atttgaaagtATTTTGGATCTGAAGCCTTCAGACAGTGTAGGTTCTGGCAGCAGTGCACCTTCCCATGCTACCTTTCCACGGCAAGACACCCCTACATTACATGTTTCTGCAGCCAAACAGCATTATTTGAAACACTCTAGGTATTTACCTG GAATAAGCACAAGGAATAGCATCATCTCCAATTCAAGCAAAGATTCTATTTCATCTAATCCTTGGCCCAGTTCTGGTTTGCCTGGGAAAGTATCAGGTGTGGTAGGAGGTGTCAACAGGATGAGTTCAG GGCCCACAGTTTCAAATGGCCTGACTGGCAGTTATATCCCTTCGTTTCTGAAAAAGGAAGTAGGCTCTGCTGGGCAGAAGGTTCAGTTAGCTCCGCTTATGGATCCATCCTCAA